From a single Vitis vinifera cultivar Pinot Noir 40024 chromosome 18, ASM3070453v1 genomic region:
- the LOC104877968 gene encoding disease resistance protein RPV1, with translation MISSGIASSSTTASAATCVLDGSYDILYDVFLSFRGEDTRKSFADHLYTALNGKRIHTFRDEEEIRMGEALAPAISKAIKGSRVFVVIFSKNFADSGWCLNELDEIMECRRKTGRIVYPIFYHVDPSHVRKQEGDYGTPFSLYEENADKEKMAKIKRWKAALREASELKGKHVEEQHESVVIKEVIKEIWDEMASKPFIMDCPSTNEFILKDLVKFMNIQSEDVHMIGIYGEDGLGKTAIAQAICNEISSQFEGCSFLANIRKVSKEYFGLQRLQEQLFRDILVLRGNREIIFHRRNDVIKQICCRKVLIILDDVDELEQLQFLARESNWFGKGSMIIITCTDKEILTRHSVKLSYELTKLKNPEDVRLFTQHAISKGRSLCNIHKLLERAIDYCCGLPLALKVVGTFLKTKTREQWEKALVCLERHQGEFNKKNLEDVLRLSFEELRDNEKDVFFDVACFFNGEHINFVTKILDGRGFSAKDGIQVLRDRCLLTISDQKLWMHNSIQDVGREMVRQENKKEGKRSRLWDHDNVEYVLTHNKGTDAIEGIVLDLSELNQLQFTTEAFAKMTELRVLKFFMGCKNVCEESCKVLFSGDLELPVSDLRYLHWHGYPSDSFPSNFLKADALLELHMRYSCLKHLKEDEGCFPKLTVLDLSHSRNLVKISNFSTMPKLEKLILEGCTSLLEIDSSIGDLNKLIFLNLNGCKNLDSLPSSFCKLKFLETLIVSGCFRPEEVPVDLAGLQISGNLPENRTATGGSTSQVSLFGLCSLRELDLSDCHLSDGVIPSDFWRLSSLERLNLSGNDFTVIPEGIAQLSKLSFLQLGYCQRLLGIPNLPSTVQEVDAHVCSSLRPSSNFRDATTILWRIQNLAPNNEFCILLPGSGIPDWFGDRKMGCSVAIEKLPPEWHQVNFLGFAVCFVFASEHEIPEHTPVVSCKINDFRFSYAFSCGRGENEFVESDHLWLAYQPRARVENFHPYDWTQIKASFEVFGIGTRNKVKECAISLIYADR, from the exons ATGATCAGCAGCGGGATAGCCTCTTCTTCTACCACTGCTTCTGCTGCGACTTGTGTTCTTGATGGTAGTTATGATATCTTGTATGATGTCTTCTTAAGTTTTAGAGGAGAAGACACCCGGAAGAGTTTCGCTGATCATCTTTACACTGCTTTGAATGGAAAGAGAATTCACACCTTTAGAGATGAGGAGGAAATCAGAATGGGTGAAGCTTTAGCGCCAGCAATCTCAAAAGCTATTAAAGGATCGAGAGTTTTCGTTGTCATTTTCTCAAAGAACTTCGCTGATTCTGGGTGGTGTTTGAATGAACTTGATGAGATCATGGAATGTAGGAGGAAAACAGGAAGAATAGTATATCCCATTTTCTACCATGTGGACCCGTCCCATGTGCGTAAGCAGGAGGGGGATTACGGAACGCCATTTTCCTTGTACGAAGAAAATGCAGACAAGGAAAAGATGGCGAAGATAAAGAGGTGGAAGGCTGCCTTACGGGAAGCTAGTGAACTAAAAGGAAAACATGTGGAGGAGCA GCATGAGTCCGTGGTTATAAAGGAAGTCATTAAAGAAATTTGGGATGAAATGGCGTCTAAGCCCTTTATTATGGATTGCCCGAGTACAAATGAATTCATATTGAAGGACTTGGTTAAGTTTATGAACATTCAATCAGAAGATGTTCACATGATTGGGATTTATGGAGAGGATGGACTTGGCAAAACAGCGATTGCCCAAGCTATTTGTAATGAAATCTCTTCTCAATTTGAGGGATGCAGTTTCCTTGCAAATATTAGAAAGGTTTCCAAAGAATATTTTGGTCTACAACGTTTACAAGAACAACTTTTTCGTGATATTCTAGTGCTAAGAGGAAATCGAGAAATAATCTTTCACAGAAGGAATGATGTGATAAAGCAGATCTGTTGTAGAAAGGTTCTCATTATTCTTGATGATGTGGATGAATTGGAACAACTGCAATTCTTAGCGCGAGAAAGCAATTGGTTTGGCAAGGGAAGTATGATCATTATAACTTGTACAGACAAAGAGATATTAACAAGACACAGCGTGAAATTATCATATGAGCTTACGAAGTTAAAAAATCCTGAAGATGTTCGCCTCTTTACTCAGCATGCCATCAGTAAAGGACGATCCCTCTGTAACATTCATAAACTTCTAGAGCGTGCAATCGATTATTGTTGTGGCCTTCCTTTGGCCCTTAAAGTTGTGGGTACTTTTCTTAAAACGAAGACACGAGAACAATGGGAAAAGGCATTGGTTTGTTTGGAAAGACATCAAGGAGAATTTAACAAGAAAAATCTAGAGGATGTGCTTCGCTTGAGTTTTGAAGAACTAAGGGACAACGAGAAGGATGTATTCTTTGATGTTGCATGcttcttcaatggagagcaCATAAATTTTGTTACAAAAATATTGGATGGGCGTGGCTTCTCTGCAAAAGATGGAATACAAGTTCTCCGTGATAGATGTCTCCTAACTATTTCAGATCAGAAGTTATGGATGCATAATTCCATACAAGATGTGGGTCGGGAAATGGTTCgccaagaaaataagaaagaaggtAAAAGAAGCCGATTATGGGATCATGATAATGTTGAATACGTCTTGACACATAATAAG GGGACTGATGCAATTGAAGGCATAGTTCTAGACTTGTCTGAATTAAACCAACTACAGTTTACAACTGAAGCCTTTGCAAAAATGACTGAACTTAGAGTGCTAAAATTCTTCATGGGATGTAAAAATGTGTGTGAAGAGAGTTGTAAAGTGCTCTTTTCTGGAGATTTGGAACTTCCTGTTTCTGATTTAAGATATCTCCATTGGCATGGATACCCTTCAGAttcatttccatcaaattttCTAAAGGCAGATGCGCTTCTTGAGCTCCATATGCGTTATAGCTGCCTAAAACATCTTAAAGAGGACGAG GGATGTTTTCCAAAGTTAACTGTCCTGGATCTCAGTCACTCTCGAAATTTAGTAAAAATCTCAAACTTCTCAACCATGCCAAAGTTGGAGAAACTAATTCTTGAGGGTTGTACAAGTTTGCTCGAGATTGACTCATCTATTGGAGATCTGAATAAActtattttcttgaatttgaaTGGCTGCAAAAACCTTGATAGTCTTCCCAGCAGCTTTTGcaaattgaaatttcttgaaaccCTTATTGTATCTGGTTGTTTCAGACCAGAGGAAGTGCCGGTTGACTTGGCGGGACTGCAAATCTCAGGGAACCTGCCCGAAAATAGAACTGCTACGGGTGGAAGTACAAGTCAagtttctttgtttggtttatGCTCATTAAGGGAATTAGATCTAAGTGATTGCCATCTAAGTGATGGAGTGATCCCCAGCGACTTTTGGCGATTATCCTCCTTGGAAAGATTAAATCTAAGCGGAAACGATTTCACTGTAATTCCAGAAGGCATCGCTCAACTTTCGAAGTTAAGTTTCCTTCAGCTAGGATATTGCCAGAGGCTTCTAGGAATCCCAAATCTTCCCTCGACCGTCCAAGAAGTGGATGCACATGTCTGCAGTTCCCTGAGACCTTCATCCAACTTCAGAGATGCAACAACCATATTATGGAGAATTCAg AACCTTGCACCAAATAACGAATTCTGTATTCTTCTTCCTGGAAGTGGAATTCCGGATTGGTTCGGCGATAGGAAAATGGGATGTTCAGTGGCAATAGAGAAGCTGCCTCCGGAATGGCATCAAGTTAACTTCCTGGGCTTTGCTGTATGCTTTGTATTTGCGTCAGAGCATGAAATACCTGAGCACACTCCTGTAGTAtcatgtaaaataaatgatttcaGATTTTCCTACGCTTTC